In Phacochoerus africanus isolate WHEZ1 chromosome 2, ROS_Pafr_v1, whole genome shotgun sequence, one DNA window encodes the following:
- the LOC125121374 gene encoding olfactory receptor 1J1-like: MRRENQSHVSEFHLLGLPIWPEQQDMFFALFLGMYLTTVLGNLLIILLIRQDPHLHTPMYFFLSHLALTDVSFSSVTVPKMLINMQTQDQSIPYAGCISQTYCFILFADLDSFLITSMAYDRYVAICHPLRYAIIMSQSMCVMLVAGSWIIACACALLHTLLLARLSFCADTIPHFFCDLAVLLRLSCSDTYLNQLVIFTAGLTAIMLPFVCVLISYGHIGANVLRVPSTKGICKALSTCGSHLSVVILYYGAIIGLYFLPSSNNANDSNIIASLMYTVVTPMLNPFIYSLRNKDMKGAWRKLWSKKTYFSN, from the coding sequence atgaggagggagaaccagagccATGTGTCTGAGTTCcacctcctggggctccccatctGGCCAGAGCAGCAGGACATGTTCTTTGCtctgttcctgggcatgtacctgaccacggtgctgggaaacctgctcatcatcctgctcatcaggcaggaccctcacctccacacccccatgtacttcttcctcagccacttggCCCTGACAGATGTCTCCTTCTCATCTGTCACTGTCCCTAAGATGCTGATCAACATGCAGACTCAGGATCAATCCATTCCTTATGCTGGGTGCATTTCACAGACTTACTGTTTTATACTCTTTGCTGATCTGGACAGTTTCCTGATAACTTcgatggcctatgacaggtatgtggccatctgtcaccctCTGCGTTATGCTATCATCATGAGTCAGAGCATGTGTGTCATGCTTGTGGCTGGGTCCTGGATCATTGCTTGTGCTTGTGCCCTTTTGCACACCCTTCTCTTAGCCCGACTCTCCTTCTGTGCTGACACCAtcccccacttcttctgtgaccttgcTGTCCTGCTCAGATTGTCCTGCTCAGACACATACCTCAACCAATTGGTAATCTTCACTGCAGGATTGACAGCCATCATGCTCCCATTCGTATGCGTTCTAATTTCTTATGGCCATATTGGAGCCAACGTCCTCCGGGTTCCCTCCACCAAGGGCATCTGCAAAGCCTTGTCCACATGTGGATCACATCTCTCAGTAGTGATTCTCTACTATGGGGCAATTATTGgtctatattttcttccttcatccAACAACGCCAATGACAGTAACATCATCGCTTCACtgatgtacacagtggtcacACCCATGTTGAATCCCTTCATTTATAGCCTgagaaataaagacatgaaaGGGGCCTGGAGAAAACTCTGGAGTAAGAAAACCTATTTTTCCAACTGA